The proteins below come from a single Phycisphaeraceae bacterium genomic window:
- a CDS encoding FtsW/RodA/SpoVE family cell cycle protein: protein MVRLDAEHGLHALTSLIKGSSSSRDTVIQSVRLINASWLCVLAGVALSMLGVASIDVAQNLSGGADLASEAWRQIVFVTIGMLAATVVALPHYRVLGLLSWVGMAVVLGLLVFLLLPFVPASIVTPRNGARGWINLGFTDFQPAELAKIAYVLVVARYLRFRTQHRQFRGLIVPGLLTIPPAGLITLQPDLGTAILFVPSLAGMLIAAGARLRHLVLILVLTVATAPLLYPLLQPHQKTRLIAMAQQVSGDRSSEQDINFQSFRAQTLIGAGQASGLGESQARAIVHYNRLPERHNDMIYAVIVARFGLVGGAAVIGLYLLWIAGALLVSASCREPFGRIVCVGFAGFITAQMIINIGMNVGLLPIIGITLPFVSYGGSSMVTTWLMTGLIVNVALHRPRPPYRDSFEYADDDEELFYATRPYGRSAGFSGRALTR, encoded by the coding sequence ATGGTGCGGCTCGACGCCGAGCACGGCCTGCACGCGCTGACGAGTCTGATCAAGGGCTCATCGTCATCGCGTGACACGGTGATTCAGAGTGTGCGGCTGATCAATGCGTCGTGGCTGTGCGTGCTTGCGGGTGTGGCGCTGTCGATGCTTGGGGTGGCGTCGATCGATGTAGCGCAGAATCTTTCGGGCGGGGCGGATCTGGCCAGCGAGGCGTGGCGGCAGATTGTCTTCGTCACGATCGGCATGCTCGCTGCGACGGTGGTCGCGCTTCCGCACTATCGCGTGCTGGGTCTGCTGTCGTGGGTGGGCATGGCGGTGGTGCTGGGCCTGCTGGTGTTTCTGCTGCTGCCGTTCGTGCCCGCGTCGATCGTCACGCCGCGCAACGGGGCCCGCGGCTGGATCAACCTGGGCTTTACCGACTTTCAGCCGGCGGAACTGGCCAAGATCGCGTATGTGCTGGTGGTTGCTCGCTATCTTCGCTTTCGCACGCAGCATCGGCAGTTTCGCGGGCTGATCGTGCCGGGGCTGCTGACGATCCCGCCTGCGGGGCTCATCACGCTTCAGCCCGACCTGGGCACGGCGATTCTGTTTGTGCCGTCGCTGGCGGGCATGCTGATCGCGGCGGGCGCGAGGCTGCGGCATCTGGTGCTCATTCTGGTGCTGACGGTGGCGACGGCGCCGCTGCTGTATCCGCTGCTTCAGCCGCACCAGAAGACGCGGCTGATCGCGATGGCTCAGCAGGTCAGCGGCGACCGTTCGAGCGAGCAGGACATCAACTTCCAGAGTTTCCGCGCCCAGACGCTCATCGGGGCCGGGCAGGCCAGCGGGCTGGGCGAGTCGCAGGCGCGGGCGATCGTGCATTACAACCGTCTGCCCGAGCGGCACAACGACATGATCTACGCGGTGATCGTGGCGCGCTTCGGGCTCGTCGGCGGGGCCGCGGTGATCGGGCTGTACCTGCTCTGGATCGCGGGGGCGCTGCTGGTCTCGGCTTCGTGCCGCGAGCCGTTCGGGCGGATTGTGTGCGTGGGCTTTGCGGGCTTCATCACGGCGCAGATGATCATCAACATCGGCATGAACGTCGGCCTGCTGCCGATCATCGGCATCACCCTACCGTTTGTGAGTTACGGCGGGTCGAGCATGGTCACGACCTGGCTGATGACGGGGCTGATCGTCAATGTGGCGCTGCACCGCCCGCGTCCGCCGTACCGCGATTCGTTTGAATACGCTGATGATGATGAAGAACTCTTCTACGCCACGCGGCCCTATGGACGCAGCGCCGGATTCAGCGGGCGGGCCCTTACGCGCTGA
- a CDS encoding SPFH domain-containing protein translates to MDIWKKLRGELVDIIQWPEDNPQTLVWKFPRFNDEIKNGAQLIVRPGQAAVFVDQGCVADVFQSGRYKLSTDNLPILSTLRGWAYGFQSPFKADVYFVATRLFTDLKWGTMNPVMLRDPEFGPVRLRAFGTYSMRCTHPSTLIAEVAGAGTQFTVDGIVDQLRNMIVSRFSSILGESRIPILDLAGNYDALGQFLSERIGPSIAELGLELRNLLVENISLPPNVEEALDKRSGMGIIGDLNKYTQYQTAQAIGDAAKNPGGGMGDAMGLGAGFAMAQQMAQALAPKADQAAPPPIPGALHFHIVLNGQQAGPFSLDELGAHAARGSLTPATLVWKPGLPQWTPAAQVPAVAAVIASPPPVPGSPPPVPEA, encoded by the coding sequence GTGGATATCTGGAAGAAACTGCGCGGCGAACTCGTCGACATTATTCAATGGCCCGAGGACAACCCGCAGACACTGGTCTGGAAGTTCCCTCGCTTCAACGACGAAATCAAGAACGGCGCGCAACTCATCGTGCGGCCCGGGCAGGCAGCCGTCTTCGTCGATCAGGGATGCGTCGCCGACGTTTTCCAGAGCGGGCGCTACAAGCTCTCGACCGACAACCTCCCGATCCTTTCGACCCTGCGCGGCTGGGCGTACGGCTTTCAGAGCCCGTTCAAGGCCGACGTCTACTTCGTCGCCACGCGGCTCTTTACCGATCTCAAGTGGGGCACCATGAATCCGGTCATGCTCCGCGATCCCGAGTTCGGGCCTGTGCGGCTTCGCGCGTTCGGCACGTACTCGATGCGCTGCACGCACCCGAGCACACTCATCGCCGAAGTCGCCGGCGCGGGCACGCAGTTCACCGTCGATGGCATTGTCGATCAGCTCCGCAACATGATTGTGTCGCGTTTCAGCAGCATCCTCGGCGAGAGCCGCATCCCGATTCTCGATCTGGCGGGCAACTACGACGCGCTGGGCCAGTTTCTGTCCGAGCGCATCGGGCCTTCGATCGCCGAGCTCGGGCTCGAGCTGCGCAACCTGCTCGTCGAGAACATCTCGCTTCCGCCGAATGTCGAAGAAGCGCTCGACAAGCGTTCGGGCATGGGCATCATCGGCGACCTGAACAAGTACACGCAGTACCAGACCGCGCAGGCCATCGGTGACGCGGCCAAGAACCCCGGCGGCGGCATGGGCGACGCGATGGGGCTTGGCGCGGGCTTTGCCATGGCCCAGCAGATGGCCCAGGCGCTGGCGCCCAAGGCCGACCAGGCTGCACCGCCTCCGATCCCCGGGGCTCTGCACTTCCACATTGTCCTCAACGGGCAACAGGCCGGGCCGTTCAGTCTCGATGAACTGGGCGCTCATGCTGCGCGCGGCTCGCTCACGCCGGCGACACTTGTCTGGAAGCCCGGCCTCCCGCAGTGGACGCCTGCTGCGCAGGTTCCGGCCGTGGCCGCTGTGATCGCCTCGCCCCCACCCGTTCCCGGTTCACCGCCGCCGGTTCCTGAAGCCTGA
- the rsmG gene encoding 16S rRNA (guanine(527)-N(7))-methyltransferase RsmG, whose protein sequence is MFPPAARPLVPTERFVQLAAEAGIVFEPGEVERLGQYLGLLLAASAMVNLTAVRDPAEAWEKLIFDALTLLPLLAELPDGARVIDVGSGGGLPGVPLAIVLPHLRFTLLDATGKKAAFLRHAAAELGLANVSVVHDRAETYGQSNGPGGAGAGRAAFDAVLARAVGKVAMLAELTVPLAAVGGQVLLTKGERAEEELAEARKALHALCVSVGGVIQTPTGRIVVLDKSRPTPGKYPRASGEPKRKPLG, encoded by the coding sequence GTGTTTCCGCCGGCGGCCCGGCCGCTGGTGCCTACCGAGCGGTTCGTCCAGCTTGCGGCCGAGGCGGGCATTGTCTTCGAGCCGGGCGAGGTCGAACGCCTCGGGCAATACCTGGGGCTGCTGCTGGCGGCCAGCGCGATGGTGAACCTGACGGCGGTGCGCGACCCGGCCGAGGCGTGGGAGAAACTGATCTTTGATGCGCTGACGCTGCTGCCGCTGCTGGCCGAACTGCCCGATGGTGCGCGGGTGATCGATGTCGGCTCGGGCGGCGGGCTGCCCGGTGTGCCGCTGGCGATCGTCCTGCCGCATCTTCGGTTCACGCTGCTCGACGCCACCGGCAAGAAGGCAGCGTTCCTGCGGCACGCGGCGGCCGAACTCGGGCTGGCCAACGTGAGCGTGGTCCACGATCGGGCCGAGACGTATGGGCAATCAAACGGGCCCGGCGGCGCGGGAGCGGGGCGGGCGGCGTTCGATGCGGTGCTGGCCCGCGCGGTGGGGAAAGTGGCGATGCTGGCCGAACTGACGGTGCCGCTGGCGGCGGTGGGCGGGCAGGTGCTGCTGACCAAGGGCGAGCGGGCCGAAGAAGAACTGGCCGAGGCCCGCAAAGCGCTGCACGCGCTATGCGTAAGCGTCGGCGGCGTCATTCAAACCCCGACCGGCCGCATCGTGGTGCTCGACAAGTCCCGCCCGACGCCGGGCAAGTACCCAAGAGCCAGCGGCGAACCGAAACGCAAGCCGCTGGGCTGA
- a CDS encoding M28 family peptidase, producing the protein MRFSRAFSYGVVALLAVPACLAAEEKISASPIADALQMVSEDVRIYNDHLTILASPYMEGRVPGSKGMERAMEYVEYYFKQYGVEPAFPTTRTGSDGSEIVTPRSSFRQPFPLGGTTAVTNQSLSINVNGRTLTFRADEDYSVTGLGASGEVEAPMVFVGYAINEGPDGYSSFAEGDDLSGKIALALRFEPVDAEGRSRWSGNAGWSNRANFAAKMRALAARNPAGVIIINPPGTTDPRAGSLMTIEQTGGRGIEVPVMMMTIEAGQRLVQAADSSGRTLDDLRKLADEGRAIIDLNGKASMAATIERQSLMAENVGGLIPGKGDLADEYIVVGAHLDHIGMGYFGSRSGPGEMHPGADDNASGSAAIMMMADKIKRAYDAMPPDASARSILVIAFSGEESGLNGSRFYANNPIVPIDDHVLMINFDMIGRIVNGRLSVTGYHTGEGMKEWLQPFFADTPLTVVQSDRMSGASDHTSFVNRQVPVLFGIIADFHSEYHTPRDVSSMINRVGAVDTLNLFTKITLAAATRPERFSFVSTSTAPRERQGGQAAGPRVRFGIMPGYVENDEIGGVLIEDVTADGTADKAGIKAGDRLVRWDGQKIADIYGWMESLGKHSPGDKVMVGVLRDGTEISVEVELQGR; encoded by the coding sequence ATGAGATTTTCTCGTGCCTTTTCATATGGTGTCGTCGCCCTGCTCGCCGTTCCCGCCTGCCTCGCAGCGGAAGAGAAGATCAGCGCCTCTCCGATTGCTGACGCTCTCCAGATGGTCTCTGAAGATGTCAGGATCTACAACGACCACCTGACGATTCTCGCCAGCCCGTACATGGAAGGCCGCGTCCCCGGTTCCAAAGGCATGGAACGCGCCATGGAGTATGTCGAGTACTACTTCAAGCAGTACGGCGTCGAGCCTGCCTTCCCCACCACCCGCACAGGAAGTGACGGCAGCGAGATTGTCACGCCGCGTTCGAGTTTCCGCCAACCCTTCCCGCTTGGCGGAACGACCGCCGTCACCAACCAGAGTCTCTCGATCAATGTCAACGGTCGCACGCTGACCTTCCGCGCCGATGAGGATTACTCCGTCACCGGGCTCGGCGCGTCGGGCGAGGTTGAGGCTCCGATGGTGTTCGTCGGGTACGCGATCAATGAAGGCCCGGATGGGTATTCGAGTTTTGCCGAGGGCGACGATCTGAGCGGCAAGATCGCGCTGGCCTTGCGGTTTGAGCCGGTCGATGCCGAAGGACGCAGCCGCTGGTCGGGCAATGCCGGCTGGAGCAATCGCGCCAACTTCGCGGCCAAGATGCGGGCGCTGGCCGCTCGCAATCCTGCCGGCGTGATCATCATCAATCCGCCGGGCACCACCGATCCGCGTGCCGGTTCGCTGATGACCATCGAGCAGACTGGAGGCCGAGGCATCGAGGTTCCGGTCATGATGATGACCATCGAAGCCGGGCAGCGTCTTGTTCAGGCTGCGGATTCTTCCGGGCGCACGCTCGATGACCTTCGCAAGCTTGCCGACGAGGGCCGCGCGATCATCGACCTCAACGGCAAGGCCAGTATGGCTGCAACGATCGAGCGTCAGTCGCTCATGGCCGAGAATGTCGGCGGGCTCATCCCGGGCAAGGGCGATCTCGCAGACGAGTACATCGTGGTCGGTGCGCACCTCGACCATATCGGCATGGGGTACTTCGGCTCGCGCTCGGGGCCGGGCGAAATGCATCCCGGTGCTGACGACAACGCTTCGGGTTCGGCGGCGATCATGATGATGGCCGACAAGATCAAGCGCGCATACGACGCCATGCCCCCCGATGCAAGTGCCCGTTCAATTCTCGTGATTGCGTTCAGCGGCGAGGAATCGGGGCTCAATGGCTCGCGTTTCTATGCCAACAACCCCATCGTCCCCATCGACGATCATGTGCTCATGATCAACTTCGACATGATCGGGCGCATCGTCAACGGGCGCCTGAGCGTTACGGGCTATCACACAGGCGAAGGTATGAAAGAATGGCTCCAGCCTTTCTTTGCCGATACGCCTCTCACCGTGGTTCAATCTGACCGCATGAGCGGCGCGAGCGATCACACGTCATTCGTCAATCGCCAGGTTCCGGTGCTCTTTGGCATCATCGCCGACTTCCATTCTGAGTATCACACCCCGCGCGATGTCAGTTCGATGATCAATCGCGTCGGGGCGGTTGATACGCTCAATCTCTTTACCAAGATCACTCTTGCCGCTGCGACCAGGCCCGAGCGGTTCTCGTTCGTCTCGACAAGCACCGCGCCGCGTGAGCGGCAGGGTGGCCAGGCGGCCGGCCCGCGTGTCCGTTTCGGCATCATGCCCGGCTATGTTGAGAATGACGAGATCGGAGGCGTGCTCATTGAGGATGTCACGGCCGATGGAACCGCCGACAAGGCCGGCATCAAGGCTGGCGACCGCCTCGTCCGCTGGGACGGGCAGAAGATCGCCGACATCTACGGCTGGATGGAATCGCTCGGCAAGCACAGCCCCGGCGACAAGGTCATGGTCGGCGTCCTTCGCGACGGGACCGAAATCTCGGTCGAAGTCGAGTTGCAGGGCCGTTGA
- the infC gene encoding translation initiation factor IF-3: MNHMIRISPVRVIGPDNEQIGVLETHEALKMAQEQGLDLVEISPDVRPPVCKIMDYGKHKYELSKKQQKSRASSKTTEMKEIRLGRSVKIDPHDVQIRVDQSRRFLMAGHKVQITQRFRGREMAHKEIGIQRLAAICQDLSDVAKIEVAPRWMGKQASIILAPDKHKVEAVRRKMTKEQLAKEEEELRALEAQHQAELDAELEADARDEEDDQDQPRKKKGPADDRSFNPVDEEISDLLGES; encoded by the coding sequence ATGAACCACATGATCCGGATCAGCCCGGTGCGTGTGATCGGGCCCGACAACGAACAGATCGGGGTGCTCGAAACTCACGAAGCGCTCAAGATGGCGCAGGAGCAGGGGCTTGATCTCGTGGAGATCTCGCCCGATGTGCGTCCGCCCGTCTGCAAGATCATGGATTACGGCAAGCACAAGTACGAGCTGTCGAAGAAGCAGCAGAAGAGCCGCGCGTCGTCCAAGACGACCGAGATGAAGGAAATCCGCCTCGGGCGTTCGGTCAAGATTGACCCGCACGACGTGCAGATCCGCGTGGATCAGTCGCGCCGATTCCTGATGGCCGGGCACAAAGTGCAGATCACGCAGCGCTTCCGCGGGCGCGAGATGGCGCACAAGGAGATCGGCATCCAGCGACTGGCGGCGATCTGTCAGGACCTGTCGGACGTGGCCAAGATCGAGGTCGCGCCGCGCTGGATGGGCAAGCAGGCGAGCATCATCCTCGCGCCCGACAAGCACAAGGTCGAGGCGGTCAGGCGCAAAATGACCAAGGAGCAGCTGGCCAAGGAAGAGGAAGAACTGCGTGCCCTCGAGGCGCAGCACCAGGCCGAGCTCGATGCCGAACTCGAAGCCGACGCTCGCGACGAGGAGGACGATCAGGATCAGCCTCGCAAGAAGAAAGGCCCGGCCGACGATCGCTCGTTCAATCCCGTCGATGAGGAGATTTCAGATCTGCTCGGCGAATCATGA
- a CDS encoding penicillin-binding protein 2 translates to MFHRRLALLFMASIGAATVLSAQTARLTLVKGEELRAEAKSRLLKHSWIPTTRGRILDRTGRVLAADRPSYALAVSYAVLSGEWARSQAVAQARIDNVDRWDLLGASERERLTDAAQAQFEQHVSAMWNDIAAQCGIERSVLDAAAAAAVARVDRMHEQLVEGRIASAVDEYRVSGRVLDERAVADIRRRALAPIAEQKSAHVIVRDLPDDLGFRFLRLAEQDVPVLSRNGTQERRVPRLPGLEVIDVSDRTYPFDRVAVDIGLSTLPEPIRGDGSVSIDATGVGWHLLGRVRAKPTREEIAAREAALSSDLSLRAQSVTSGGVDRGRYFPNDAVGIAGIESAREHRLRGLRGLRTIHLDTGLVDELAPSPGDDVYLTIDVMLQARIQALMDPAVGLAQVQPWHANTELPIGTPLYGAAVVLDIDRAEVLAMVSTPHVPREGMWFDDAAANERFIAINAPYVNRAIAKPYPPGSIAKAMMLVGASTMGRADLDHGIACTGHLLPNQPTLFRCWIYKHYNATHSPDGHGLKAPEALQRSCNIYFYTLGQRMGPRGVTSVYEQFGVGTAPGLGAGPEWPGSIGTMSAGGGSVDASRLGIQDAILMGIGQGPVTWTPLHAADAYATLARAGYRIAPRLIANEGSSDPVDLGLNRRSVAEALEGLSLSVNHQNGTGHHLTYVANGISRREPIFNMPGVDVWGKTGTATAPDVRYDPDGDGPMPAEIVRTGDHSWFVVLVGPKGQGPRYAIAVVMDYAGSGGRVSGPITNQILWALRAEGYL, encoded by the coding sequence ATGTTTCACCGTCGCCTGGCGTTGCTGTTCATGGCCTCGATCGGTGCGGCGACGGTGCTGAGTGCTCAGACGGCGAGGCTGACGCTGGTCAAGGGCGAAGAATTGCGGGCCGAGGCCAAGTCGAGGCTGCTCAAGCACTCGTGGATTCCGACGACGCGCGGGCGCATTCTCGATCGAACGGGTCGCGTGCTGGCGGCCGATCGCCCGAGTTACGCTCTGGCGGTGTCGTATGCGGTCCTCAGCGGCGAGTGGGCGCGGTCGCAGGCGGTGGCGCAGGCGCGCATCGACAATGTGGATCGGTGGGATCTGCTCGGCGCCAGCGAGCGCGAGCGTTTGACCGATGCAGCCCAGGCCCAGTTCGAGCAGCATGTGTCGGCGATGTGGAACGACATCGCGGCCCAGTGCGGGATCGAGCGGAGCGTGCTCGACGCGGCGGCGGCGGCGGCGGTCGCACGGGTCGATCGCATGCATGAGCAACTGGTCGAGGGTCGCATCGCCAGCGCGGTCGATGAATACCGCGTGAGCGGCCGGGTGCTCGATGAGCGTGCTGTCGCGGACATCCGGCGGCGGGCCCTGGCACCGATCGCCGAGCAGAAGTCGGCGCATGTGATCGTGCGCGATCTTCCCGACGACCTTGGCTTTCGGTTTCTGCGGCTGGCCGAGCAGGATGTGCCGGTGCTCAGCCGCAACGGAACGCAGGAGCGCCGTGTGCCTCGACTACCCGGGCTCGAGGTGATCGATGTCTCGGATCGGACGTACCCGTTTGATCGCGTGGCGGTGGACATCGGGCTTTCGACACTGCCCGAGCCGATCCGAGGCGATGGCAGCGTGAGTATTGACGCGACCGGGGTCGGATGGCATCTTCTGGGGCGGGTGCGAGCTAAGCCGACGCGTGAGGAGATCGCGGCTCGGGAGGCGGCGTTGAGTTCCGATCTGTCGCTGCGTGCCCAGTCGGTGACGAGCGGGGGGGTTGATCGCGGGCGTTACTTCCCGAACGACGCGGTGGGCATCGCGGGCATCGAAAGTGCGCGCGAGCATCGGCTGCGCGGGCTGCGGGGCCTGCGGACGATTCATCTGGACACAGGGCTGGTCGATGAACTGGCGCCATCGCCAGGTGATGATGTGTATCTGACGATCGATGTGATGCTCCAGGCGCGGATTCAGGCGCTGATGGATCCGGCGGTGGGGCTGGCGCAGGTGCAGCCGTGGCACGCCAACACCGAGTTACCGATCGGGACGCCGCTGTATGGCGCGGCGGTGGTGCTTGACATTGATCGGGCCGAGGTGCTGGCGATGGTGTCCACGCCGCACGTGCCGCGCGAGGGGATGTGGTTCGATGATGCGGCGGCCAACGAGCGATTTATCGCGATCAACGCGCCGTATGTGAACCGTGCGATTGCCAAGCCGTATCCTCCGGGTTCGATCGCCAAGGCGATGATGCTGGTGGGGGCGAGCACGATGGGGCGGGCGGATCTGGATCATGGCATCGCCTGCACAGGCCACCTGCTGCCCAATCAGCCGACGCTGTTTCGCTGCTGGATCTACAAGCACTACAACGCGACGCACAGCCCCGACGGCCATGGGCTCAAGGCACCCGAAGCCTTGCAGCGGTCGTGCAATATCTATTTCTACACGCTGGGCCAGCGGATGGGGCCTCGGGGGGTGACGAGCGTGTATGAGCAGTTCGGCGTGGGCACGGCGCCGGGACTGGGTGCCGGGCCCGAGTGGCCGGGGAGCATCGGCACGATGTCGGCGGGCGGCGGGTCGGTCGATGCGTCGAGGCTTGGGATTCAGGACGCGATCCTGATGGGCATCGGGCAGGGGCCTGTGACATGGACGCCGCTGCACGCGGCCGATGCGTACGCGACCCTGGCGCGGGCGGGCTACCGCATTGCGCCGAGGCTGATTGCCAATGAAGGTTCGTCCGATCCGGTGGATCTGGGGCTGAACCGGCGCAGTGTGGCCGAGGCTCTCGAAGGCCTGTCGCTGTCGGTGAATCATCAGAACGGCACCGGGCATCATCTGACGTACGTGGCCAACGGCATCAGTCGCCGCGAGCCGATCTTCAACATGCCCGGCGTCGATGTCTGGGGCAAGACGGGCACGGCGACGGCACCCGACGTGCGCTACGACCCCGATGGCGACGGGCCGATGCCCGCCGAGATTGTGCGCACGGGCGATCATTCGTGGTTCGTGGTGCTGGTGGGCCCGAAGGGTCAGGGGCCGCGCTATGCGATCGCGGTGGTGATGGATTACGCGGGCAGCGGCGGGCGGGTGAGCGGGCCGATCACGAACCAGATCCTGTGGGCTCTGCGGGCCGAGGGGTATCTGTAA